Part of the Siniperca chuatsi isolate FFG_IHB_CAS linkage group LG6, ASM2008510v1, whole genome shotgun sequence genome, GATCGGCCACATATCTAAATATTACAGCCTGTTGGTTACATATAGCACTGTATCAACACTGGATCAATTAAATGCTTGTAAAGAGGATATACGAGAAAATATTGATGAGACAGACTGGAATGATGCTTGTTTAAAAGCAAATACAAGGTTTAAATTACTTCAGTACAAGTGGTTAATGATAATGTACATAACTCCAGTCAAACTTCATCATATGTCTGCTAATAATCCAGATGTTTGTACTAAATGTTTGGACAAGAAAGGTACTGTTGTCTATGGGAATGTCCAAAGATCCAAATCTTTTGGAAGgatgttataaaatgtttgtaaGAGATGTTCAATATCAAAGTctatttaaatgtcaaactctGTCTGCTTGGAATATATCAAAAGGACTTCATACAAACATCGAAACAGACTAAacttttggactttggacttctTCAGGCCGGGATAGCTATTGCCTTGTGTTGGAAGAGTATGGACGCTCCATCATTGAATGTGGATAAGGGAGCTTTCGTACTGTGTCGGTCTGGAAAGACTAACTCACATTGCTAAGGGGAAGCAGAAAGACTTCGTTTAGCTCTGGGAACCATACATTAATATCATGAAGGATGGAAATATGTAGGCTTTACCTAAAAATGAAATTGTAAGCAATGTAGGGTAATATCTGGTTTTATTTGTATGCTATCTGATATCAGTGCaagttgagtgtgtgtgtatgtgggtgtgttatgtttgtatgtatgtatggtcTTAAATTGTCGTATTGTTACTATATGTTTCTGTGATGTGAAGTTATAACAcaagaaaatgacaataaacatattgtaaaaaagaaaaatatatgaagctagcttagcacaaaggctggaaacagctagcctagctgtgtccaatggtaaaaaaaatctgcagctCTAAAGGTCACTAATAAGTTATATCGACAACACGTTCCTGGagtgtctctgctggttgcctggcaacctcatgaaGCCAAGGCTCCATTGCGTCACTGCGACCGGCCAATAAATAGTTCAGCACATAACGACTGTAAAACCCCACAACCTGTTTTTACACtctggtttttgtacagattcgacaaacaagatatgacatgttaattagtgagctttagaggtgctggtaggcagatttatTACCTtagggcagagccaggctagctgtttaccccgtTTCCAGcatttgtgctaagctaactgactgctTGAGGTAgcagcacatttactgtacagtcaagggagtggtatcaatcttcacatctaactctccacaagaaagcaaatatgtgcatttctcaaaatgttgaactattcaattcaacaatttaaatttaaaaaagttataAATTGTCTTATAATTCCACATTGTTGCAGCCACGGCCATAGACCAAGGAATGACAGTTTCAACACAGAGCAGACGAGCAACACAGACAGTCCTGCCTCCAGTGTGGACACAGCAGCTGGAGACAACAGAAACCACCGAGACACAGAGGCTCATCGCAAGAGTAAGTGacgcctgctgctgctgtagaaGTTAGGCTGGAGTTAGTCTTAAAAATAAGTATCTCTACAAAACCGCAGCTCACTGTTTTTGCCTGTAgttcatttgttcatttcatCGCTTATTTcatgtttggatgtttttttttaattaaccaATCTAAATGATTGACACCTATACTGACTATTTCCATATTCTTGTCCCTTTGTTATCCCCAGGGCAGGGCCACAAGTCATGGGGTTCAACAGTGAGCGATGACAGTgttggaggagagggaggcctAGAGTCTCCTACTGCCAGCACAAGTGAGTAAGAACTCAGTGTTGTTAAAACAGATTCACAGTAACGTACAGCAGAATAtcttttataaatatatatacagtaagatATAACCATAAAGGagaatttcattttttttcctcacagtatgtgtgtgtgtgtgtgtctttatatgTGAGCGAACATGTTTAATCTGTTTAAACTATATTTATTCTAGGTGACATAAGTAAAATTGCTCGGACGTCATCAACTGGAACAATGTCGTCCAATGAGGATGCAGATGAGAAAGATGGGAATGTGACCTCATTTGAAACTCAAAGTAAGATTTACAGATTGTCCTCTGTTGATGTGACAAATCAATAACATGGCCagtctgagagaaaaaaaaatattacaggtGAAAAATGCAATTTGTATCCCCCCctaggggatcaataaagtataaattGCTGGCTACGTATCTTGTATGAGGTTTCTGCAGTATGTATGATGTGGGTCTTTCTCGTCAGATATTGACGGCATGGATCCTGATGTGGTGGTGTCCGCAAGACCTTTCCGTAACGTTGGCCTGTCTAAAGCAGCCCAGACCCACAGACTGAGGAAGCTACGGACTCCTTCGAAGTGCCGCGAGTGCGACAGCTACGTTTACTTCCAGGGGGCCGAGTGTGAGGAGGTGAGTCCTTCATCATGTCTCCTAACAGTGAGCCTGCAGAGTGAGGTTCATATACTGAGAAGCATTTCAGGATGAGCAGCTTTTGAAGTCTCTCATTGACGCTTAGACCAGCTTCATGAGGTGTTCTCTGTCCTCACAGTGTTTCCTGGCGTGTCACAAGCGCTGTCTGGAGACTCTAGCCATCCAGTGTGGCCATAAGAAGCTGCAGGGCCGTCTGCAGCTGTTTGGCAGGGATTTCTCTCAGGTAGCCAGCTGTGCCAGTGACGGCATCCCCTTCATCATCACCAAGTGCATCTCCGAGATAGAGAGACGGGCGCTCAAGATGAAGGTGAGCGAGTGCATTTATGCTGTGTTGAAGTGAGTTCTGGATGTCTGAATCTTTGCCCTCAGGCATATTTAAAACCGTCTACTTCCTCCTTGCAGGGCATCTACAGGGTGAACGGGGTGAAGACTCGTGTGGAGAAGCTGTGTCAGGCCTTTGAGAATGGCAAGGAGCTGGTAGAGCTGTCCCAGTGTTCACCACATGACATTAGCAATGTCCTCAAGCTTTACCTCAGACaggtacacatacagtagaagcCAGCACATGCAAGAGTAAAACACAGTATTTTATGGGCCCCGGGAACCACTGCAGCTATCATGGTATCAGCTAATAAACTACTTTAATTGGGTACATTTGTTTATCTCCCTcttattaaaaatgtcagtataaTAAAGCACTGTCAAAAGACTATTGCATTAACATCAATGTATTTATTGGTATGTTAAATTTTAAGGTtggtttccttttcttttttctttctaatataataattaaaatgaatctAGTTATTATTAAATCTAGTTATTATAGTTATCAAGTTATTATAAAGTATTTCATTCTTATGGACAATCTATTTTGTTGGACAAGTAAAAAGGGGATTAATACAAAAAATTCTTCACCAATCAGTCCACCAATAAGTAAAGGAAAAGTCCAACTAATTAAAAGCAAACTTAAGGAGCCCCTTAAGTCCtgaaagatgtatttttttttattttcttttttttttatcttgtgctGACAAGATAATAAATATAATCTTTTGGGACTTTGTGGGCTTGTTACAAACTAGATAAAGTGTTGATAAATCAGTTTGATAGCTGGATTCACAAATAGttttgaaaacaaaagtcaaaaagtgagatttgttttgtaaaaaatgcattttatttgttttaccgGAACAAAGAATTCTCACTGGAAGTTACCTGAACTCCTTGCTGATAGGTtcaatttatttgtgtgttttaataatccctcttttatttatctgattaaatgtaaaattgctCTATGGTCATTTGTAGGGCCCTCTTGCTTCTCCGTACttttaaaagttgtgtgttCATGCTTAATTCAGCCCCTCTAACACTTTTTCCTGTATCGGTCACCCCCAGCTGCCAGAGCCCATCATGCCGTTCCGCCTGTACAACAGTCTGATGGGTTTGGCCAAGGAGAGCCTACAGGGTGAAGCAGACTcaccagagagagaggaggccaAGTCGAGCAGTATTAACCCAGGGGGCAAAGGGCCGGAACTGGTGGATCTGGGCCCTGACACTGACCCAGAGGTCCTGGTCCTGGTGGACAAGCTGAAGGAGCTTCTGAAGGACCTGCCCAAGGCTAACATCGCTACGATGCGCTACATTATTCGCCACCTCCGGAGgtcagtaatttaaaaaaacaaaaacaaaacaaaaaacagcagaaaaacaaaagaccaGGCTCTGTTGAATTGTATTAGGTGCACCCATTTATTCTTCATCCTCCTACTATCTTCCTCCTTTCAGGATTGCAGAACTAGAGGAAGATAACAAGATGAGTCCCAGTAACTTGGGTATTGTGTTTGGTCCCTCCCTGATGCGTCCCCGTCCGACCGGGGCCACAATATCCCTGTCTTCTCTGGTTGATTACCCCCACCAGGCCCGCATCGTGGAGGCCCTCATAGTCTTCTATTCATCCATCTTCCAGTCCAAAACCTCTCAGTCCAACAAAACCTGCCGCTCTGCTTCCACCTCCACTCAGCAGGTAGTGTAGTGCGGGTGGATTTTCATCTCTCTGATTATGTATTTGTAGCAGACAGTATGTCTTAATATTTTACAATACAAGAAACTTTATGAACTGTAGTATGTTGGACACTGAAATACACTGCTGAGCCTTTTTGAGGTGTTGTgggcctttttttaaatgaaatttgaaGTCAATAAATGTATAGGCAATGATGCAACTACCTGTTTTATGGTCCTGTAGATTTATGACGCCACAGTCAAATATTTGCGCTTTCCCATTTGCATTGTAGCATATCATTCAGTCAAACTGAACTGGGTCACTATGTGAGGGCACGCTTCAATGTCATGCCAGAGAAGATAGCAACATTGTGTCCTGTGTATCAGTGACTGTGCTTAAAATTGATTCTAGCATCAGttttttataaccaaatacctgaaatcaatgacattcccatcagcctcagctctactttgtgtttagtgctaattagcagatgttagcaggctaacacgctaaactaagatggtgaacacggtAAACACTGTCAGCATGGTTATTGTGCGTATgctggcattagcatttagctcaaagcaaagtaagtacagcctcacacacacaaatacatacatctAACCACTAATCAAAATTCTTATTAGGGTGTGAGGGTTTGCTagtaaataaatctttaaatacATAAGATTTTTATGAGAAATTGAGAACTTACACAGATCCATAGGAGTCCTCATTTGGCAAGTGTCAGTTCACCAGAGAAATGGcaacctgttttattttatggatTGAAAGATTGTCAGAGAAGTTGCCAATAATTTATAAGCATGAACAAATCCTGTTTGACCTCTTCCTGGTGAAAAGCAAGAggcaaaaaacagaaatgttaacgCATCCATTTCCCCATCCAGAGTCATGACCTACAGCCGTGATTGATTTGAATACAGCTCTTCCTTCTTGATTTGCATGTTTCAATTTCTTTCCTTGATAAAACAGGATAGAACAAAAGGAcactttcacattgtttttcttgataACAATCTCTTAATTTCCTCCCCCTCCTGATTCAGGGTGGTATTGCAGATGACAAGGTGGAGACCTCCGCTGATGCAGAGGAGgatggaggcagagaggagcagaATAAACCAGAGTCTGATAAGACGGAGGAGGGATGTGGTAGGTTTTTATAAAGGTTGCCTAGTACTGTTGTAAATGACCTAACTTCCCCTTAATGAGTGTAAATCAAAATAATCTCATGTTCTTATAGCTCCTATTGAGTTCATGGTATTTTAAAGCAGGTGGAATACACAACACTACTAAAAAATTTGGCTTTAATGTTTaactgcaatttttttttcacccctGTGTAACCACTGGCCTCTCTATTTCCATTCAGGAAGTTCTTTGGGGTCACTAGGCTCCAGTGAGCAGCTCCCCGACTCCGACTCAGAGCTGGATGAGAGCGGCCAGAGGACTGCACAGTCCCGCAGACTGCCGAAGCAGGAGAGCGAGGTGGACATGGACGACGACCAGCTGAGCTACAGGGACAGTCTGGACCTGTCCAGCCAGCCTGCATCCCACATGGACCCGGAACAAGACGCGGAACAGGACCACGACAACCCAGAGAGAGTAGAACCCCCTGCGCTGCCAGACAGCGGGCCCCCAGATGAAGACACAGGGGTAGAGCAGGATCTGAGCGCCTCTCTGGCCGAGCTCAACGTAAACCAGTCCAACAACAACTACCCCACCATGTTAAGTCTATCAGGGCTTCCGCTGGCACGTCTGTGTGGAAAGAAATTACCTCTGACCAGAAACAGGGACAGTGAGCCTGAGtttgtgtgatgatgatgatgatgatatcatcatcattattattattattattatcaatatcaTTGTGTGTAAAGTCTATTAGTTGAGCGACAGGGCTCTGGTTTTTATACATTAAAATCCAGCAAAACCTGAAACTGAGAGTGCTATTGTGTTGTGTACATcaaattttaagtttttaatctGTGTAGGTGTTTGCAGCTGTGTTATCTCTCCTGGCAGTAAAACCTCTGCCCGCTTACTGCTGTTTAATGCAATTACTCCTGTCATTTCAAGAGGTTTTTGactcaaatgattaaaaatgtattcttttgcCAGTTTGTATTTTGCTCTTACAAGCTTGAGGAAAAGTGGGTAGCGAGTCGCATCACATTGCACACAATGTGCAAAACTTCCAAGCAATTTCCCTTTAAAGTGCTGCTGGTTTTATTTCagcactaaaatgtcaaaaataaatttaGCAGTTATAAATATTGCCTGTATTTCCTTGTTATGGATGTTTGGTctatttttaataaacatttttattttaaaatcgtATGTTTTGTTACTCCATCTTAAGATGAACAGGAACAAAATACCCAAATGAGTGTAGTTACTACCACTGACGACAGTTCTCAGTGACCGattatattagtattagtattcaCTTTCCTGGTAGTGGGGAGGGCACTAAAAAAAGTTTACTACAGCGGATGGTAATTTTTATCTGATGTGAGGTGCAATAACCAGGCAAGTTGAGtctacagcagctgcagcatggctttcaaaaggaaaaagaaggtAGGCATCTAAAATCATTACAGTATGTAGATAAAATTATGAAACTGAGCTGTCCTGCTTTAAGTTAAAACTTCtacttgtttttgaaatgtaagTAAATTGTGAGATTCTGTGAACTAATTCCATTTTGAATAGtttattttacaagaaaaacaatttaaacacaAGTCAAAAGCAGAAAGATAATCCATGGATGAGTAATGAAAGATGTAACATCTTCAGTTTCTTCACTAGTCCTCCTAAATGTTGATTCAGAAGAATatctggaaaataaaacatacaaagtgCATTTTATGTGGTCCACGTACACttattttggctgattagacctaTTGTCCCGACTGTGTGGGCATGTACAGACTGTGTTAGTTTGACATCTCTGTGATTTTCCTGttaatttgaaatttgaaacagTCTGGGCTGGACAACTTATACCGTATTAATACTGTGCGTTGACTTCATGTAAATATCAGGATAGCCCCAACTTCATTAACCAAAGTCACTGGGAAAAAAACTATTTGGCATCTTTAAATGTTAATGCTAAACAAAAACTAATTACGAaaattcataaaacaaaaagtacGTATGTGAATCGTATCTACGGGCTTAATATCATAGGATGAATTCTAACAGTGCGACTATCTCGACCTTGCataaaaagctgaaaatgtCTCCATAACACACATACCTATCTGTCACTGCACCAGTCTGTATGTGATGTACCTCCCAGCTGTTTCACTAGGTCTGATGATTTTTACTACCTGGAAAAGttgaagaaaaacagcagaatttTTGGCTGGACTCTTGTACAGATTTACACTGCTGACAGTATCCTGTTTCACTGTCAGAGAgtcagataaatgaagtacTGTGTAGACTGAACATTTGGAACACAAAGTGCATGTGTCTTCATTCAAATGACAGCTGCTATCACACATTACATGCAAATATTAACTTCCATGTATGGCAAaagataattccagtttattacaacatgtgtcttattttgTAGTTATGGCCACCATTCCTATCAGTAGCAATAACATTGTATTTACCAAGTTAATTGCTAATTGGAACACGCAACATCGCTACAGCAAAATCTAACGGGGCAAAAAACACAAGTCAGACAGTCCCAGTAAGACCCACATTGTAATGAACTGGAACGatcatttaaatgtctttaaaacaCCATGTGTTGTAACAAGTAATGGGCATAAAAAGCTGTTTGAGTGATCACACTCACATTACTGAAAAGCAATTTATTAAATGACTATCCCAAGATCAAATACCATGCAGCCATGTAATAGTGATAATGTTATGCATTATCATAAATAGAGGCGTCTTCTAGATGCGTTACCTGTCCTCTTTTCAAGCCAAAGTAGCGAGCCACAGGGTCCCCGGCCTGGATCCTCGGCAACTGACTTTCCTTTAATTTACTGAGGTAAAAATGTTACGGAAGGATAACAAATATATGCATGAAGACACTAAATACAGCTCAATGGTGGTCTAGCTAAATCAACAgctattttatactttattacAAATAGTAAGTACTCTGAAGATGACCGAGTGCATTTTCTGCAAGCAAATCTGATTTAAACATTCTTAAATTCAATTACTCTAAGTAGTGCAGTGTGTGTAAGGATACTATCTTGCCAGAAGTTCAGTCACTTCCTCTTTTGTCATAACAATGTGCTCTGGAACAAGCTGAAAGACAAAGCAGAAatgcatcaaaaacaaaaaatgttattcTACATCTGAGGCATAGCCAAtaagatcattttaaaatatagcaGCAAAGGGAATTTAatacagtggatttatcagcCTGTTGTTTACCTCATGCTCTGTGATGTTAATAAGCAGCTCCTGTTGTAGAAACTGTTCCAATATGTATTTGGGTGCCATGTCAACTAGAGACTGTAAGGAGACATTTCCAGAAATATTTTTACCAACAGAGCAAGATccaaaacagaaagtgaaataaCTACATATAGATAGCCACAGCATAATTACAGAAGAGATGTTCAGAAATCACATGCTTTATCCTGCTTTATcgtgtacatgtttgtgttggTTTGGTGTTTACCTGTTTGGCTGACGGTGTCATGCCCATCTGAACAACAATGATGGCTCGTGTGATGTTCTCCTCCTGCATCCTCTGACAGTACATCTTAATAGTCTTGATTCCCACCTTGGGCTCCTCTGAAACGTGAAGAAAAAGATGACTCCGTAATGCATGGTTCAAAGGCACTGCCATAAATTCAAGGATCAACACCTTTACTCACTATTAAAGATTCTATACTGGCCTCATCTTAAGCTCCAGGacaatttgtgtatttttataaagGAATGCTAGCCACATGGTATCTAATATTAGGTATTAACCTaccaggaaagaaaacaaacatctggTCTGTGGGGTCATCATTGTGGGCCACCAGCACGGTGAGATCTGTGCGTCTGGGGCGACCCTCGCTGGGCTTGTCTCCAAACTGACTCTTGAACTCATCCAGTGTCTGGTCCAACTCGTCCTGTGTCACCAGGTAGCCTCTGTCATGGCACAGCTGAGGGTGTAATGGTGAGACCATAACGTCAGTGAGTGTACGGAACAAACCACGATGTTTAAAAAGTAAACTAGAACAGACTACGGCTGTCAGGCAGCTCATCACTCCCAGCCTATAAACCACCTCCAGCAGAAATTAGAATGCTCTGTAAAGGTTTCCATTGTTTACCTTTAACGTTGAGAGTAAGTCTTATTTAGTTTAAATCTCGCAGTCCTGGGGAatggcatttgttttgtctcGCAGAGTGAGAGTAGTGTTTCCTGAACGACTCAACTAAAAATGTCTTATTCCGCAATGCAGGTATTAGAGAAATAACCGCTATCGTTTACAAATAAAGATTATCCACCGGTGGTACTTACTCAGGGCCAGCTGCTGCTAAATTACTCTGACAAAATCAACAGCTAGAAACAAAAAGTTTGTCAATACACAGCCCACAAACTACCCTACACTGAcgacaaaatcaacaaaaaccCCAGAGTCCAACATTACAGAGCGGAAACCCATCGTTTTAGCGACATGctaagctagcaagctaagaAAACATTCAAACCTAACGCACCTGCATGATGGTTTTGCGAATCTTCCATAGCCTGTATGTCTCCTCTTCGTCATCCATATCGTGTCAAATGTTTCACTTGCTCTAGATTGAATCTAAATAGTATTTATGGTTTTTATCTTTCGCTCCCGAGGAAAACGCGACTCACGTTTTCATTACTGACGCAGGCTGATGACGTGAGCGCGCTGGCTGAGCGGTAGTGTGTGGGTGGAGTTTGACAAAAACCTAcgtttgtaataataataataataatatataagctatacacacacacacacacacacacacacacatatatatatatatataatacgaATTAGAAAAAGAATAGTAATTTCTATGAATGGTTGCATTCAGGCAGTTTTCATCCGCCTCTCTCCTCCGTTCACCCACCGCTGTTTCACAACAAACTGCAGGGCGGAGTCAGCACCTACATTGACACTGTAACTGTTGATTAGAATAAATGTGGTCTCTCCTATAACAAAAATGAGGCCGCTGTAtgttattttgacatttggggcTGTGGCGAGCAGCGGAGTACTACTGGCGATggtactgtattttgttttatcctCAACGGTAACGTAAACCTACAGTACTTGGCATGATGTGTGGTGGCGTGGGTGCTCCTTTGAGTTCTAATTTGTTTAACAGCTGTAACAACCGCTGTTTTTCATTCATAAACCCTTCATATTAATAATAGTGAGTGTTATTTTAGAGCCCACGGTGTATTGGTAAAGTTACCGTTTGAATACTGTATTGCTCCTCGTTGCTTTGCATAACACATCCGACTACCTACGTGTTATTATACAGTTCATGAACCTCACTTGTCTGCCAGCCTGGTGGTGCACGATTATAAACATGGCACAGGCAGTGCACTTTAGTATGTACCTGCATATTACTTACTTTAGGGTGTTGGAGTGTGAAAAATAGTACAAAGGTTCATATGAGCGTAGATTGTGACACCGGatgtttctgcagcagcagtCCCCCATCTGGCTGCTGGTATCAGCTGTTAGGCTTATCATTCTGAGAAATACAGCAACAGGCACAGTCATGTACCGGTTTTATAAAGGGTCATATGAGCACGGTGCCCGTTACAgatgatattttattatttgaaaattaatttcagCTTACCAGCATCCTATAGGCAACAAACTAACAAACTATCAGTGGTATAAAAagtgcttaagtaaaagtaaataaaaaatactccatagcaagtaaaagtcttgcataaGTCATCAACTTTAAGTACAAGTACGTTAAAGTTGCACATAAGTACaggagtaaatgtacttagtttttTGTATCACATATCTTTATTGATTTTGAACAAGATACATCACTTTTTCCAAAATGGGTTTGTTGCATCATTCAAGTCTCCCTCCAAACATCTTCCCTACCTCCCACCCGCCCACCCATGAACTCCGAGTCATCGGtgtagataaaaacaataataatagtttgcaaataatattaataatgaaaatatattaattaaacacatatacacatatacccACATGCATAAATGCATGTATACATGCCTGCATTTCAGTtgagaaagaaaagtaaaagggGGTACAGTCTCATTTGGTAAATGTCTCATTTAAGAAGTTTGGTTATCAGGTCTTGATTccaaaaatataagaaatgaaTCCCATATTTTATGAAAGATAtgacttttttgtttgattgCTATGCAAGAAGAAAGCTCATTAATCCAAAGATTCAAAGATGGACAACAAACACTTCTCAGGGCAAATGCTTCTGGAATAAGACCAAGGATACAAATCTCTCGGCATACAGGGAGTTCTTAGTGGATGATGTTGGAAATTGCGTTGATTATACCTTTCCAAAAGTCTTGTATGTGTTTACACTTCCAAATGCAATGTAATAGGGTTCAGGAGTTACATACATTCTCATAAGCCAATTATATTGGATCAGTTTAAATCTGCTATTAATAGATAACGTTTAATTGTGCTTGATAAAAATTTTCTATTTCCCATTCCTGCTCTGTAATATCTGTCTGAAGACCCTCTGTTCACGATATTCTTTTATAATTTGAGAGTTCTGTAGACGCCCTTGCCAGTTTTCTGTATATTATTGAGATCTTTCTAAATATACTTAATTATTTTCCACATTTGCAAACAATTTTACCAAAAATAGGCTACAGTTACCACATGAATATAAAGGGGACTCCTGGCTCAGCCT contains:
- the polr2eb gene encoding DNA-directed RNA polymerases I, II, and III subunit RPABC1, which encodes MDDEEETYRLWKIRKTIMQLCHDRGYLVTQDELDQTLDEFKSQFGDKPSEGRPRRTDLTVLVAHNDDPTDQMFVFFPEEPKVGIKTIKMYCQRMQEENITRAIIVVQMGMTPSAKQSLVDMAPKYILEQFLQQELLINITEHELVPEHIVMTKEEVTELLARYKLKESQLPRIQAGDPVARYFGLKRGQVVKIIRPSETAGRYITYRLVQ
- the arhgap45b gene encoding rho GTPase-activating protein 45 isoform X2; this encodes MLKRGAKSSYNPYSTSQRVKKAESQGKDRLDILPNKHNVWLKQLSILQEQPRKDAGDVTLSSSPCSSSSSSTLTPTSAGLQDPSLSCPGTPSTHHNKLAAMQGVGCPSPVATLKRPTALSRHASAAGFPLQSWVFTKGQGKGALTPTPPSEGPESTAIEVEDIPALLRDVARFAEAVEKLKDVVLAEGKESQRPVAHECLGEVLRVLRQVINTYPLLNTVEILTAAGKLISKVKGFHYETSNEANKMDFEKAIETIAVAFSSNVSELLMGEVDSSTLLSLLPTEKSRSMENLYAATGHGADGGAFRSDLQDMGRAEEVDVILQHSEGGVDSALHYAKTISKYIKDLMSYVEKRTSLETEFSKGLQRLYQSCKHSITHPHMPLFSIYSLALEQDQEQSVGLQQANATLHNQTFIQPLLQRKQEHEKRRKEIKEHWIRAKRKLMECEVNLRKAKQAFMVRCEEYEKAKTAACRAEEEGGGSTAKSVEKKKRLEEEARNKADEAEATYRTCIADATTQQLELEHTKVTVLRQLQDIIKQSDQTLRSATISYYQLMHMQTVALPVHYQTLCESSKLYDPGQQYAAHVRDLQLPEQANVQYTFESYSPSSSSSHHGHRPRNDSFNTEQTSNTDSPASSVDTAAGDNRNHRDTEAHRKRQGHKSWGSTVSDDSVGGEGGLESPTASTSDISKIARTSSTGTMSSNEDADEKDGNVTSFETQNIDGMDPDVVVSARPFRNVGLSKAAQTHRLRKLRTPSKCRECDSYVYFQGAECEECFLACHKRCLETLAIQCGHKKLQGRLQLFGRDFSQVASCASDGIPFIITKCISEIERRALKMKGIYRVNGVKTRVEKLCQAFENGKELVELSQCSPHDISNVLKLYLRQLPEPIMPFRLYNSLMGLAKESLQGEADSPEREEAKSSSINPGGKGPELVDLGPDTDPEVLVLVDKLKELLKDLPKANIATMRYIIRHLRRIAELEEDNKMSPSNLGIVFGPSLMRPRPTGATISLSSLVDYPHQARIVEALIVFYSSIFQSKTSQSNKTCRSASTSTQQGGIADDKVETSADAEEDGGREEQNKPESDKTEEGCGSSLGSLGSSEQLPDSDSELDESGQRTAQSRRLPKQESEVDMDDDQLSYRDSLDLSSQPASHMDPEQDAEQDHDNPERVEPPALPDSGPPDEDTGVEQDLSASLAELNVNQSNNNYPTMLSLSGLPLARLCGKKLPLTRNRDSEPEFV